The genomic region GCCTGAAATATAtcagtaaataaatatataaaacctTTTTCAGCTGACATCATGCTACTGTTTCAACGTTTCATTCATGTCTTTATGCTCATGACATTATTTATGCTCCCTCCGTATCCTCTTTTAAGACCAaagttttgttcctttttataagaaacattctaaaatatatttagcattaactattttttacataaataccCTTAATTAAAATCATGGCAGTGAAAGATTgtatcaacaaaaaattagaacaatatCCATTAATGTTTTTATGCGTTTCATTAATGTTAagggtaattttgaaaaaaataatataaatattggacatatttaatgttatccttAATTCTTATGAATTAGTTAACTGATTAGAGGGAGTGTATAAGGATTAGGGGCATAAAATCAGAAGTATAATACATAAGCAAGCAACAGTACACTCAGAACAGAAAGGACAGTACAGTATGAACACATTGTCAATAGCAAACATTTTACAGGAATTAAGTCAATAATATTGAGATTTTGGCTATTTTAAAATCCAAAGATAATGTGTGGAGTTGAAACCAAGGATTAAGTCAAAGCTTCAGATTCTGATAAAACACATGcacatttatattaaatatgaatCTACTAAAATCTAATTCATTAATCTTTAAATCAAGTTATAAGTccatattttatcttttgaaattagGAGTTAAATCCATAAAAGTAAGACAGCTCAACAATAAATTGATTACCAAATGGTGGTAGCTGGAATTGGAATCCCCAGTCGATGGTAACTGGAGTGCGAAGATTGGAAGAGTGACAATCAGCACAGGAACAAGAGAAGATAACATGCAGAAGTGTTAAGAAAGGTTTTTAAACAGTTTTGGATAATGATTGTAAGGGCTGTTAGCTGTTGCTAACAGCACCCATCTAATGTTAGATAGCTATTGTAAGGGCTGTTGGCTTTTGCTAGCAACACCCATCTAATGTTAGTCAGCAGTACAGGGCTGTTAGTCTCTTCTAACTGCACCTCACTAGGATCAGGCAGTTAGATTCTGTTGATTAGTTAGAATCAGTTATGGTTAGTTCAGCAGTGCAGAGGTCTATATATACCTCAATTGTAACTAACTCTAACTAACTTTTACAGATCAATAATATcagtttctttcttctttgattttctcTCTTCTGTTCTCTCTCAGTTTAACGAAAATGTCTCATTTTAAAGTATCcttttagaattaaaaataaataaataaaattagcagAATCATATTGTAGTAGAAAATAGGGAATACCTCATTTTTCATCTCAATACTCCAAGCTTGCATGGTTCCGCTTCCAGATCCTTAGacatcaaaattaagaaaattttatactCATTAATTACATCTAGCTTATGGAAAATGTTAATGGTAGAACAAAGTAACCAGCACCCACAATCTAATGAATCTATACTCATCGACTATAATTTCATTTGAAGAACCATGTATGATATACTACACACCTCATTTCATTATGGGCAGTACTCTTGAGCTCAGCAAATTCAATAAGCAATAATAGAAAGGAAATGATGcttgaaaataaaatgacattttctcAGTTTTAGATCAAACAAGTCCTACAGCTTGGCCAGTCATCTTCCTGagtataattatcaaattggtAATTTCTCTTATCAATAGTATATTACAGCCCATGGTGGAAAGACAAATCAGCTATGCCACATGGCAGAAAGTATTAAAGGCAAGTAGGGGAAGCACAATATTCAAAATCAGTATTGTTAAACAGATTATGGTGGAGCGGGTTTGGGTGTAAAACACCATGGTGAATGACAGCAGTCTATGCTTTCTCAGACATTTCAAGGGTCTTTCTTTTGTGAGGGTGGGGGAAATAACATTTTTTGGGGTTTTAGATTATGTATATAAATCCCAAAATGTGAATTGTCTCAGAGTTTGAGTAAATGGGTATAATATAAAGATGTTATTTCCATTTGTCTCCCGCACAACCTACACTGTGAGTTGCAAATCATGTCATCAGACATTGACCCCTCTGTTACTCCAGGAAGCACAGCCATCTCtagttatttcaattttattgtaatattattttagttccAATTTTGTGCATCTGACACTGTTTCTCATACTTCTCCCAGTTCTCTGTTTGTCTtctatttcaattttgtttctaggtttctcttacttatctcttttttattcaaacaatgtCTTCTTTCATGTGATTGTCTTGTTTTGTTTCAATTTCatgtatttcaattatattaaatactctATTTTAGTCCCCACCCTGTCCTATTTCAGATTTCAGTAATCCTTccctttattattttaatatgttgatacggaatttaaaattttgacctTATTTCATATTGTACAGCACAAGTTACAGTGTCAgaagacacttttttttttaaaaaaaaatgtttttaaattaaagaaacttttttgttgttattgtgggaattatattttatttatacttatagGATTAGTATCAAGTATAGTAAGTGAAGCATCTTCAAATCCTTCTAGCATTGATGCAAGGAAATGACACTAACTGTTGTTTACACAACTTGTGATCTTAAAGGATGGAATGAATAGAGCAAAAGAGCACATTTCATGGGAAAGAAGGGCAACTTTGTAGCTTAACCTAAAGGTCCAAAAGAGGTCAAAGAAGAATTGTGGGGGATATTTGAAGGATAAGAAGAATCAAGATGATGAAAGTTTTCAATGAATGCACCATGATCTTGATGACTAAGGTGATAGTAATGAAGTAAGAAGGATTTAGAGATTGTAACTAATACTACTAGTGGAAGGATCAAAGGAAGTGTGATTGGAAGAGCCCCACCAATCTTCTTTATAGAAGACAAGAAaatgcaattgaaaaataaaaaagataaatgaaggCATAGCAAGCATAAGGGAGGCATGTGATAAGGAGATAATGACAAAAATTCATCAATACATAGCTCGAGGTACCAAGCTAGGTTGTCTTTTAACATAGTTAAGTTGCAAAGCTTTCATGAAATGCTTACAGCCATTAGAAGCTTTAGACCAAATTTAAAATCCCCATCTTACCATGATATAACAGTCCACACTTCAACGAGTTGGTGGACATTGACAATTTGTTTAAGTATCAAAAGTACTAGTGGGGAAGACTTGAATGCTCTATTATGTTTAATGCATGGTTGGGTAGAAAATAGAGATCTTTAATCAACTTCTTGATGATCTTTAATCTATTTATGCATTAGATGTTGTGTAAACTAGTTAGAAAATACTGAGTTGTTTGACTCCATTGTGGATGACATGGGGAAGAAAAGATTGTGCAAGTTAAATGAACAAAGGAAGCAACTATGTTTTTGTCTAGTAAATTACTAGAAGAAAAAAACCACATTTATGTTGAGCTCTTAGTGCAACCCCACTGCATAAATTTGATGTTCAGAGAGTGGAGAGTTCCCTCTAATGAGAACAGTTCAAAGGGTAATATCTCTTGTTGGCTTCATCTATAGACATTCCAGATTTTAAGTATCTTGAGTTTGTAGAAGTACTTTATTAACAAAAGGGAAATGGTGAGACATGTAGACACCTAATTTGAAACATCCTTCCTCATATTGAAAAAGGttctaaaagaaaaggaaaatatatcAAATGATTAGACAAATTATCAAAGGAGGCTAGAAGGAAGTAATAAAAATTGTGCATATTTCAATTATCCAAAACAATGTAGTGTTTACACTTGAGGTAATGACTCTTATGTGTGTACTTCACCTCATTGATATTGAGAAAAAACCAGTCATgagttatattatattaataagacAATGGAGAAGGCTAAAAAAGCCATCATGGAATATTTTTAGAacaataaaagtaaatataaagaagtttttgaaaatACTAACACTAGGTGGATTTGGAGGATTCTTATATTTGCCTTCATTGTTCCCAAAAGATTGAATAATGGCTTCACTTATATGGGGTTTTTTCTTTACATTTATTAGCTCAGAAAATATGACAATAAGGCTAAGTTATTTATGAAATGATGGTTAATGACATTAATCCTGAAGGTTAATGAATAGGAGGATAATTAGTTTTGGACTCGGTTACTTGTATGTTATAGGTTGATTGGGTTCTTTTGCATTTATTAGCTTTGATAAGAGCTGACAATAAGGCTGTTATTGACTAcatgaattatgattttattctgCCAAAGATACGGTTGTTATGAGGTCAATTcctagtttaaatttaaaatcattacaTTGAGAATTTTGAGTATGGTATACAACTTTACATTGATACAATATATTCCAAGCTTATTTTTCATTATGTATCTGAATCTTATGATTTAAATACAATTCATGATTCTAAAATCAAccatgaattatatatatatatatatatatatatatatatatatatatatataaaactatgAATTAACAATTTAAATAGTGAATTGATAATTATGCTAATTTATACAAAGAAAATTTGAGTAAATTACATTAACCACCCCTGAAGTTTCATGAAATTACACAAATACCCCCTGCTTTTTTAACCATTACAGTGACCTCCCTTGCAAGGGGTGTTAGCGTAATATATAAGGAGGAGTCATTGTAATGTTCTCAAACATTAAGGGGATGTTAGTGTAACATATAAGAGGAAGCCAGTGTAATGTTTGCAAACAAAAAGGGGATTAGAGTAGGAATAGACAAAAAAGTGTGTAATTTGAAAAAAGCTCAAGGGATGTGAGTgtaatttagtcaaatttaattattacaaagTGAGAAAACTATTCCTCTCGAATCCTTCTGTAATCAGCATATGCAAATGTTCAAATTATAGTTTATCACAGGAAGAAGGAAAGACAATTACCAACAGTAATTCTGAGTATATGATTTATAGGATGCTATACAATACCAAGACCTAATGCTCCcatttgtaattataattaCGTCAACTACTAATACTATTAGTTCAAGCTCAAGTCCATAAACACCAAGACTAATaaccatatttaaaaaaaaaaaggataaattagAAGGGTGTTTTGGTGCACATCAGCTGGTAAAAATAACCAGGAAGTAAGATGcagtgaaaataaaagttttaaaaagctAAATTGTAAAGAGATGAAATGGGATACCTGCCACCAAGTACTTCCCATCTTGGGTAAATGTAGCCTCTATTGGGGTACCAGGAGATGGTTCCAAACTAAATCCACAACGCTGCACAAGTTAGAAAACTATCAATTTCcgcatattttgaaaaaaatacattattgcaTACGGAAAATGCAATGCAAAGGATTCAATCGTCAAAGAAATTAACCTTGTCTCCTCCATATGCATCAAGAACATAAATATTGTTATTAGTAGTAGTCAGAAGCATTGATTTTCCGTCATTACTGAATTTGATATCACAAACTTCGGCTGTGTCACCACCAACTAGAAAGGTGTCAAAGGGACCCTACACCAATATGGGAAATGTCAGAGTTGTGAAGTTATGAAAAGCATAGCAAAGGCTAGAGAAAGGTTACAAATACAAACCTTGTCATAAGAACGAGAATCAAACAATTTAATAGCTCCCCCTTCCATTGCTACAGCAAAGACCAGGCCTTGTTGGTCATAGGCAATAGCAGGTCTACCACGTAGACGTAAGATGCCCTGAAAACTATATCAGTGAGCAAAATCATAATTGTTTCTCCTATAATTTTTCCTTGATGCACTGCAAATATTAATCTTTTGAAGCTCAACCATGGGTTTTAATTGCGATTACTGTCATGGTTGCATTGTGGTTGTTGAAGGCCAACTGCGATCAATCCAATTTTGCAATCACAGCCTAATGCAATTAGCAATGGCCGCCAGCATCATGTGATGGCTTTCCACATTTTTAAACCTTGAGCTCAACTATAACAAAATGTTATCATGTTAAGTGAGTTATGAAAAGAAGTGTAGAAAAAGTCACctgtcttttatatatatttacttaGTAATTCTTGTGCTACACAGAATCTATACTTCTTTTAATTGGCCTTCAAAAGTCACACAACTATCCTCCCCccccacccaaaaaaaaaaaaaaagaaatgaaaactaCCAACCTGGCAAGCATTTACCCGAAGATCCCATATCCTAACACTGTGGTCTAGAGAACCAGACATGAAGCTATCATTGATTGGAGACATGCAGAGAGAAACAACTCTGTAAAGCAAGACATGGAAAAAGAAATCAGCAATACGATCATGTATAATAAAGGAACTGACACACTCAGAATCATTGACCAATTGCTGTCTTCCTTATTGGGTTCAAGAAAAGGTGAGGCTCAGGAAAGCTTTACATACATACATCAATTTAACATAGAGCAGAAGATATAAACAggaaagtaaaaaggatcaaacaaataaataaaaaatataaaataactatccagcaaaaattgaaaataagactagttctattttacttttatgtagggtaaaaaaaatcataatcttaGTAGCCAGAAATACTTCCCACCAAGTGAACTTACACAATAATGATTACTTATAGATTGTGATCTTAGTCCTACAATCAGAGACCAACGATGTCCCAAAACAAAAGGGAAATGATGCAACAATAAGAAACAAGAATTATTTTTTGCCTACGGCATATAGCAACTAAGCAAAAGCACCAAGTTTTCCTTCTGCACTGTAAAAAACTTCATATATGAAAAAAGTACATTCAAACCTAACCTCTGTTTATGCCCTTTGAAGTATCGTAGGCAGCGATTATCATACATTGATAAATACTGCAATGATTCTGGCACACAAGGAATAAGAAGTGAATAATTGCAAGCATAATTTGTAGCCACTGACTAGCTGTAAATTACATCAAATAAAACTGTCATATAGAGAAGCCAACCTCCAGTAGACTCCAAATTGTACTTTGAAGAGCATATAACAGAGCTTGGATGATGAGTAAAACATATACGATCAGTACCATGTTTCTTATTAGAAGTGGTCTTCAATAACCTGGAATTCATGGTAAAAtgcatagaaaaaaattattcatgtatGAAGCAGTAAGTAAATCATGTAaactttatcatttattagacaaaccatttacaaggaaaaaaagaagacataATTGGTACAATTAATAGTGGGCtaaaatttattacattaaCAATTTAAGCTtctgcaataaagcaaatttatTTTCTGGATATAATGAAACAAActtaaaaactgaaatgatTGTTTAGTATTCAGAGTTCATAAGTTGAGTTTGtagcaaatttttaatttttaaatcccAAATAGTGGGATTACTTTTTGTCATAAAAGTAAACTCACTTAGCATTAGCAATGTCGTAAAGTCGCACCGAGTCATCCCCACTAGACGTGACAAGTAAATCATCCTTTCGATGGAAATCAATCGAATGTATCATCCCACCCTGAAAATACAAAGATCATTAAACCCTACAGAAAAGACACAATTGCAATGAGGCCACCATTTCAATGTCAAGAACAAGATAAtgaaaaagaacataattttgttttcgaaaataaaagattaataatctcaataatttgctcaaaaagaataacatcaacaagttcaaataaaaaaatcttcactGCCAGTATTGCTACATTCAGAACAAGAGATCGCAACGATGGATATTTTTAGAGCAAAAAGGCTCGCTAATAGATTAAAGGACAACCCTAACggaattttctttttcccttaaCAAGAAGAAATACCTAAAAGGTGAGAGAGGGCACTGAAATAAGAGTAAAGAGAATGAAATTGAAAGGGGAAAGAAGGGTTACGAAGTCGGAGAAGACGGCTCCTATGGACATGCTTCGAACCAAATCGTCGTCAAGCTCCGTAAACGACGCCGTCGTCATGCTGGCGGAGCAAAGTAGCAGCAGAGTGGAAAGAAAGTAAGAGAGCAGAAAAATCCGCCGATGCTTTTTCACTGTTGTTTTCACTTAAGTAGTGGGATAGGTTGGGATATTCGGTTAActcacaattatttatttttaagataaatatttgataCTTGGAATTTGTAAGGTActcacataataaaaatataaaattttgtttttaaattttaaagaaaaaagataaatttatcttatcattaatttttattaatccaAACGGCTAATCATAGTTAACATCGCGGGAACTATTTGTGGGAGGCAGTGTGCAACATGCATGATCACAAATTTACCCTCTCCTAGCtacatatatagatatatatacgTGCTGCTTTGGGTGGGATCAAGTGATGGCAAGTTCAGGGTGAAAGCAACATATAATAAAATCACCTTGTGTGACATGCACGCTCCCTCAAGACCCTCTTTGGAAGATAAACCATGCATGATGCCTTTCTAAGAAATGGCAAGAAAAGAGATAGGCACATGACTGAGGATGCATTTTGCATCATCTATGGCCAAGAGGGAACTACCCTCCATGCCCTTTGGCAAAGGAGTAGGTCAAGGGAGCAAGGAATGGCCAACTCGGTTTGGCGTGTTGTTGAATCAGATTTGGATTCgtagaaataactttattttcgATGGAGTACTGTGGGGTGATGATTCCAAGTGTAGTATCTTATTAGCAGAAAAGCTGATGCAGGAAATTGAATTGTATGTGATGGACCGTTTTCTAAAGCATCTAATAAGGTGGCGTGTGGTGGCATTATACGTGACTTTAAGAGCAGGCATTTAAGGCCATTCTCATGTGGTTTAGTGCCTTGCTCAATCCTGAAATCAAAGCTTTGGGCTATTATCAATGGAATTAGGCTTTCTCTTGCCAAAGACTTCAGGAAAATTTCGGTAGAATCGAACTCTAAGAATGTTGTCGAGCTAGTGAAGAGAGGAGTGGCTTCGAATCGTAGTCGAGGCCAACTAGTCCTCATGGTTCATCGGTTAAAGGAGGAGATTGAAGATTTTCGTTTGTCTCGTGTCATGTGCGAAGGCAATGTTGTGGCTGCTAGTTTGGCAAAGCATGACCTACTGTTCCTCTCCTAGCTAAAGCTAGTaggatggttttttttttttttttttttttttgtagtggtTTTGTTTTGTTAGGGGCATTATAGAGTACAGAATGAGGAAATCTTGGAATATCATTGGATAAACAAAAGCATCAAGAAGATTTATTAGggaattaattaagttttattaggaaaattagaaatatattttgttttttttttcctttttctaaatagatatcattatctttatcatatttataactcat from Glycine soja cultivar W05 chromosome 16, ASM419377v2, whole genome shotgun sequence harbors:
- the LOC114389692 gene encoding protein ANTHESIS POMOTING FACTOR 1-like isoform X1; amino-acid sequence: MTTASFTELDDDLVRSMSIGAVFSDFGGMIHSIDFHRKDDLLVTSSGDDSVRLYDIANAKLLKTTSNKKHGTDRICFTHHPSSVICSSKYNLESTGESLQYLSMYDNRCLRYFKGHKQRVVSLCMSPINDSFMSGSLDHSVRIWDLRVNACQGILRLRGRPAIAYDQQGLVFAVAMEGGAIKLFDSRSYDKGPFDTFLVGGDTAEVCDIKFSNDGKSMLLTTTNNNIYVLDAYGGDKRCGFSLEPSPGTPIEATFTQDGKYLVAGSGSGTMQAWSIEMKNELPSTGDSNSSYHHLVACWTSHIGVPSCLKWAPHKAMFAAASSVLTFWIPNNDSKLNNGGTDAEAGP
- the LOC114389692 gene encoding protein ANTHESIS POMOTING FACTOR 1-like isoform X2, translating into MTTASFTELDDDLVRSMSIGAVFSDFGGMIHSIDFHRKDDLLVTSSGDDSVRLYDIANAKLLKTTSNKKHGTDRICFTHHPSSVICSSKYNLESTGESLQYLSMYDNRCLRYFKGHKQRVVSLCMSPINDSFMSGSLDHSVRIWDLRVNACQGILRLRGRPAIAYDQQGLVFAVAMEGGAIKLFDSRSYDKGPFDTFLVGGDTAEVCDIKFSNDGKSMLLTTTNNNIYVLDAYGGDKRCGFSLEPSPGTPIEATFTQDGKYLVAGSGSGTMQAWSIEMKNEVACWTSHIGVPSCLKWAPHKAMFAAASSVLTFWIPNNDSKLNNGGTDAEAGP